Proteins encoded in a region of the Bacillus sp. T3 genome:
- a CDS encoding CapA family protein — MKKSAMITIFLSIVTIGVVSFFFLQTSLGTTANNETKKVKVTAHSARTQFDSKKELVQTATVGAIGDILIHDWVYEDAKTGSTYDFKPMLSPIKSYLQQPDFLIANQETILGGVDLGLSSYPTFNSPQEVGDAFIDAGVDFVTNANNHSLDKGEKGILTEIDYFNKVGLPYVGAFKDAQDQQTIRVMNINGIKAAILSYTYGTNGIPIPAGKDYLVNLIDQEKMKAEIARAKQMADVVIMGVHWGNEYQRMPSVAQKDLAQYLVNAGADIIIGHHPHVLQPMEWLKADDGREAFVFYSLGNFLSGQMHDYKDIGGLATITIKKTIKSTGVEIQLSDPSFIPTYVSNQELTDYRVVPLKDATAYGLPNAAEKNEEITNHMAQWLTK; from the coding sequence ATGAAAAAAAGTGCAATGATTACAATTTTCCTATCTATTGTTACGATTGGAGTTGTCTCTTTCTTCTTTTTGCAAACAAGTTTAGGCACTACCGCAAATAATGAAACAAAAAAGGTCAAAGTTACTGCCCATTCAGCTCGAACCCAATTTGATTCAAAAAAAGAACTTGTCCAAACCGCTACAGTTGGTGCTATTGGAGATATTTTAATTCATGACTGGGTATATGAGGATGCTAAAACAGGTTCTACCTATGATTTCAAACCTATGCTCTCACCTATAAAATCCTATTTGCAACAGCCAGATTTCCTAATTGCAAATCAAGAAACCATTCTCGGTGGTGTTGACCTGGGACTTTCTAGTTATCCGACCTTTAATAGTCCGCAGGAAGTTGGAGATGCTTTTATTGATGCTGGCGTCGATTTTGTGACAAATGCAAATAACCATAGTCTGGATAAAGGAGAAAAAGGGATACTTACTGAGATAGACTATTTTAATAAAGTGGGCTTGCCTTATGTTGGTGCGTTTAAAGACGCACAGGACCAGCAGACGATAAGAGTGATGAACATAAATGGTATAAAGGCAGCCATCCTTTCCTATACATACGGAACGAATGGGATTCCCATTCCAGCCGGAAAAGATTACCTAGTTAATTTAATTGATCAGGAAAAAATGAAAGCAGAGATCGCGCGAGCAAAGCAAATGGCTGACGTCGTTATAATGGGTGTGCATTGGGGCAATGAATATCAACGGATGCCTTCTGTTGCTCAAAAAGATCTGGCTCAATATCTAGTTAATGCTGGCGCTGATATCATCATTGGGCATCATCCTCATGTCCTTCAGCCAATGGAATGGCTGAAGGCTGATGACGGACGTGAAGCATTTGTTTTTTACTCACTAGGAAATTTTCTGTCAGGTCAAATGCATGATTATAAGGACATTGGTGGACTAGCGACAATTACGATTAAAAAAACGATTAAATCGACTGGTGTGGAAATACAATTGTCAGATCCTTCCTTTATCCCAACTTATGTTTCCAATCAAGAATTAACCGACTATCGTGTTGTTCCACTTAAAGATGCTACTGCTTATGGATTACCTAATGCAGCAGAGAAAAATGAAGAAATCACAAACCATATGGCACAATGGCTTACCAAATAA
- a CDS encoding ATP-binding protein, protein MQMDNSLFEQMPFPYFIIDTKYQILFSSKSANERFSDSISFLELVHSSHWSIVKEFLQNNVEADLLDLKMLVNDNQIGLFNVYKIIPSDGSTHLLCVPSVVSSPEIHEMLDTVERKISHLNVELEANKDCFTQKMTQMKDAAILSEHLATIGQLAAGIAHEIRNPLTTVKGFIQLIQPHLAEIGKEEYAIIALEEIDRANEIIYEFLNAAKPQQNKKQIIEVDKLVKDIVMLYESETILRNIELEMYLDDVKAQLYIDIKQIKQVLVNLVKNAIEAIDQNPNKESGLIRIQSIIQDGSVILRIEDNGIGMDNETIENLFVPFFSTKAEGTGIGLTVCKKIIEDHAGTITVTSIPSLGTSFVIQLPIYLN, encoded by the coding sequence ATGCAAATGGATAATTCGCTTTTTGAACAAATGCCTTTTCCTTACTTTATCATTGATACAAAATATCAAATTTTGTTTTCATCGAAGTCTGCAAATGAACGATTTTCAGATTCTATTTCTTTTTTGGAGTTAGTCCATTCTTCGCATTGGTCGATCGTAAAAGAGTTCTTACAAAACAATGTCGAAGCTGATTTATTGGATCTCAAAATGCTGGTAAATGACAACCAAATTGGATTATTTAACGTATACAAAATCATCCCAAGTGACGGTTCCACCCATTTACTTTGTGTACCGTCTGTTGTATCTTCACCAGAGATTCATGAAATGCTGGATACTGTAGAAAGAAAAATATCTCATTTAAATGTTGAATTAGAAGCAAATAAGGATTGTTTTACTCAAAAGATGACTCAAATGAAGGATGCTGCTATTCTTTCAGAGCATTTGGCCACGATTGGACAACTCGCAGCAGGGATTGCCCATGAAATTCGGAATCCACTTACAACAGTAAAAGGGTTTATCCAGCTAATCCAACCTCATTTAGCTGAAATTGGCAAAGAGGAATATGCCATTATCGCTTTAGAGGAAATTGATCGGGCAAATGAAATTATTTATGAATTTTTAAATGCAGCAAAACCCCAACAAAATAAAAAGCAAATCATTGAAGTGGATAAATTAGTTAAAGACATCGTCATGCTTTATGAAAGTGAAACCATTCTCCGGAATATTGAGTTAGAAATGTACTTGGATGATGTAAAAGCTCAGCTTTATATTGATATAAAGCAAATCAAGCAAGTGTTGGTTAATCTGGTGAAAAATGCGATTGAGGCTATCGATCAAAATCCGAACAAAGAAAGCGGGTTAATTCGAATCCAATCGATTATCCAAGACGGTTCAGTCATTCTACGGATTGAGGATAATGGAATTGGGATGGACAATGAGACGATTGAAAATCTTTTTGTACCTTTCTTTTCGACGAAAGCTGAAGGTACAGGGATCGGACTTACTGTTTGCAAAAAAATCATTGAGGATCATGCTGGAACGATTACTGTAACTAGCATCCCTTCTCTCGGAACATCCTTTGTCATTCAACTACCAATCTATCTAAACTAA
- the tlp gene encoding small acid-soluble spore protein Tlp — protein sequence MANYNNKPNPDDRSDNVEKLQEMICNTIENMEEAEAALEFASSEEKEQIEAKNERRRESLDAMRLEVKDEARARK from the coding sequence ATGGCAAACTACAACAACAAGCCAAACCCAGATGACCGCAGCGATAACGTAGAAAAGCTTCAGGAAATGATCTGCAACACGATTGAAAACATGGAAGAAGCTGAAGCGGCTTTGGAATTTGCTAGTTCTGAGGAAAAAGAACAAATCGAAGCAAAAAATGAACGGCGACGGGAAAGCCTTGATGCAATGCGATTAGAAGTAAAGGATGAAGCACGCGCCCGCAAATAA
- a CDS encoding HesB/YadR/YfhF family protein, whose product MKIHVSHEAAEWYKDELYLNKGDYVRFYARYGGVSTFQKGFSLGLSTDEPMDIGASEEIDGVTFFIEDKDLWYFDDKDLYIDFNTSYSEPEFRISE is encoded by the coding sequence ATGAAAATCCACGTAAGTCATGAAGCAGCAGAATGGTATAAGGATGAATTGTATTTAAATAAGGGTGATTACGTTCGTTTCTATGCTCGTTATGGTGGAGTAAGTACATTCCAAAAGGGTTTTTCCCTCGGTCTCTCAACTGATGAACCAATGGATATCGGAGCAAGTGAAGAAATAGATGGAGTGACTTTTTTTATTGAAGATAAGGATTTATGGTATTTTGATGATAAAGATCTTTATATTGATTTTAATACAAGCTACTCTGAACCAGAATTTCGTATTTCTGAATAA
- a CDS encoding glycosyl hydrolase family 18 protein: MVLSSILLFFYPFASKEKAAYFKGEYPIVFSGQQTGNAILIDENIYIPFQFLKKLDNSVWFDETSQSVIITTADKVVQMPSESLTYFINQKPVNIEIPALTKKAGEHYIALKTILPFYPIQFEISEDTKAVFIRKNGEKLKPANITTKDTNEENLRLRLKNTLMSPYTAQTKANESIYIESERGDYYFVRKENGIAGYINKKFVSAKKTEMVYVERSNTKVTLPVLASPFHLTWEAVYSKNPNTNSIADMPGVNIVSPTWFKLAAADGMVHNIASIDYVNWAKGKGYQVWGLFSNDFNPDLTHAALTNFETRQNIIRQLLSFSQMYHLDGINIDIENVNDEDGPLITQFVREATPYLHAAGLYVSMDITFISSSGNWSGFYEREKLGEIVDYLVVMAYDEHWGSSPVSGSVASLPWVENNLQSLLKQVPNEKLVLGVPLYTRLWKEETDADGAIKVTSKAMSMTEISQWLQEHQLTPVYDEESGQNYAEYYSEPDHATYKVWLEDEVSLKKRSELVTKYQLAGVASWSRYFAAPTAWSALQIPNKEVAQE; encoded by the coding sequence TTGGTCTTATCTAGTATTCTGCTATTCTTTTATCCATTTGCCTCAAAAGAAAAAGCGGCATATTTTAAAGGGGAATATCCAATCGTTTTTTCAGGACAGCAAACAGGGAATGCCATACTAATTGATGAGAACATTTACATTCCGTTTCAATTCTTAAAGAAACTTGATAACAGTGTATGGTTTGATGAAACATCACAGTCAGTGATTATTACTACTGCAGATAAAGTGGTGCAAATGCCGTCTGAATCGTTAACATACTTTATTAACCAAAAGCCGGTAAACATCGAGATTCCTGCATTGACAAAAAAGGCTGGCGAGCACTATATTGCACTTAAAACGATACTGCCGTTTTATCCGATTCAATTCGAAATTTCAGAAGATACAAAAGCTGTATTTATCAGGAAAAACGGAGAAAAGCTTAAACCTGCGAACATTACGACGAAAGACACCAATGAGGAAAACCTGCGTCTGCGCTTGAAAAATACGCTGATGTCCCCCTATACTGCGCAAACAAAGGCTAATGAGTCAATTTATATTGAGAGCGAAAGGGGAGATTACTATTTTGTGAGAAAAGAAAACGGAATAGCCGGGTATATCAATAAGAAATTCGTATCAGCAAAAAAAACAGAGATGGTATACGTTGAGCGTTCGAACACTAAAGTAACACTACCTGTTTTAGCAAGTCCATTCCATTTGACATGGGAAGCGGTTTATTCAAAGAACCCTAATACGAATTCAATTGCTGATATGCCAGGTGTTAATATTGTTTCTCCAACTTGGTTCAAGCTAGCGGCGGCAGATGGTATGGTTCATAATATCGCGTCAATTGATTATGTGAACTGGGCAAAGGGAAAAGGTTATCAGGTATGGGGGCTCTTTTCAAATGACTTTAATCCTGATTTAACCCACGCAGCCTTAACTAATTTCGAAACAAGACAAAACATTATTCGTCAGCTTCTTTCCTTTAGTCAAATGTATCACTTGGATGGAATAAACATTGATATCGAAAACGTTAACGATGAGGACGGACCGCTTATTACGCAATTCGTGCGAGAGGCTACACCGTATTTACATGCAGCGGGATTGTATGTTTCAATGGACATCACCTTCATTTCATCAAGTGGAAACTGGTCAGGGTTTTATGAACGAGAAAAACTTGGCGAAATCGTAGATTATTTAGTTGTTATGGCCTATGACGAGCATTGGGGAAGTTCTCCTGTTTCGGGAAGTGTGGCAAGCCTGCCTTGGGTTGAAAATAACCTGCAAAGTCTGCTCAAACAAGTTCCAAATGAAAAATTAGTACTTGGTGTTCCGCTCTATACAAGGTTATGGAAGGAAGAAACCGATGCTGATGGTGCGATAAAGGTTACCTCAAAAGCGATGTCGATGACAGAAATTAGCCAGTGGTTACAGGAGCATCAGCTTACTCCTGTTTATGATGAAGAGAGTGGACAAAACTATGCGGAATATTATTCTGAACCGGATCATGCCACCTATAAGGTTTGGCTTGAAGATGAGGTATCATTGAAAAAACGATCAGAATTGGTTACCAAATACCAGCTTGCTGGTGTAGCAAGCTGGTCTCGATATTTTGCAGCACCTACAGCTTGGTCCGCTCTGCAAATACCAAATAAAGAGGTTGCTCAAGAATAA
- a CDS encoding thioesterase family protein translates to MLVSKKEIEVRYAETDQMGVVYHANYLVWMELGRTKLIQDLGYNYAEMEKDGIISPVIDIAASYKKPLRYGESAVIHTWIEAYDGFRVTYGYEIFNDRNELSVTGESKHVCVKKDSFRPISIKRSYPEWHAAYEKAKKQPE, encoded by the coding sequence ATGCTAGTCTCAAAAAAGGAAATAGAAGTACGATATGCGGAAACGGATCAAATGGGAGTAGTGTACCATGCAAATTACCTCGTTTGGATGGAGCTAGGGAGAACAAAATTAATTCAGGACTTAGGCTATAATTATGCTGAAATGGAAAAAGACGGTATTATTTCGCCTGTTATCGATATCGCAGCTTCTTATAAAAAACCGTTGCGCTATGGTGAATCAGCCGTTATACATACTTGGATTGAAGCATACGACGGATTTCGCGTAACCTATGGTTATGAAATCTTTAATGATCGTAACGAACTTTCGGTAACAGGCGAATCGAAACATGTATGTGTCAAAAAGGATTCATTCCGCCCGATTTCGATTAAGCGCTCTTACCCTGAGTGGCACGCGGCTTATGAAAAAGCAAAAAAGCAACCGGAATAA
- a CDS encoding TlpA disulfide reductase family protein, which produces MVKKVIAAVILVALFAVAMVHAMDKEETNTNSQKTGIEVGNKAPDFELKTLTGDSVKLSDYKGKKVMLNFWATWCPPCKAEMPEMQKFYVSNKENVEILAVNMDPKNDVAGFVKNGGYTFPILLDEKNEVNQDYGIVSIPTTFFIDEQGVITHKINGQMKLEDMENNN; this is translated from the coding sequence ATGGTTAAAAAAGTAATTGCTGCAGTTATTTTAGTGGCCTTGTTTGCCGTTGCCATGGTGCATGCAATGGATAAAGAAGAAACCAATACCAATTCACAAAAAACTGGCATTGAGGTCGGAAATAAAGCGCCAGATTTTGAATTAAAAACTTTAACTGGAGATTCAGTTAAGTTATCTGACTACAAAGGTAAAAAAGTAATGCTGAATTTCTGGGCTACATGGTGTCCTCCATGTAAAGCAGAAATGCCTGAAATGCAGAAATTTTATGTGTCTAATAAAGAAAACGTAGAAATCTTAGCGGTTAATATGGATCCTAAAAACGATGTAGCTGGCTTTGTTAAAAATGGTGGATATACATTTCCCATCCTATTAGATGAAAAAAATGAAGTAAATCAGGACTACGGAATCGTCTCTATACCGACAACGTTTTTTATTGATGAACAAGGAGTTATTACACATAAAATTAACGGTCAAATGAAATTAGAGGATATGGAAAACAATAATTAA
- a CDS encoding acid-soluble spore protein N, translating to MGNQKKRHQAFQPETLGTQPRGFGGNKGKQMQDTSGKHAQVIQTKGE from the coding sequence ATGGGAAATCAAAAGAAGAGACATCAAGCTTTTCAACCAGAAACCCTTGGAACGCAACCCCGTGGCTTTGGAGGAAATAAGGGGAAGCAAATGCAGGATACATCAGGTAAGCATGCCCAAGTTATCCAAACCAAAGGGGAATAA
- a CDS encoding FbpB family small basic protein, producing the protein MRKPRKRSFAELVSENKRQLLSDRAAMEKIENRIEEKRLEKAE; encoded by the coding sequence ATGAGAAAACCTAGAAAACGTTCCTTTGCAGAATTAGTTTCAGAAAATAAACGTCAACTATTAAGTGATCGTGCTGCAATGGAAAAAATCGAAAATCGTATCGAGGAAAAGAGATTGGAAAAAGCTGAGTAA
- the acnA gene encoding aconitate hydratase AcnA — protein MSKNDVLAKNDVFQSRTSFDLNGKKYNYYRLSALEEAGLGNISRLPYSIKVLLESVLRQYDGRVITKEHVENLAKWGTSEVKDIDVPFKPSRVILQDFTGVPAVVDLASLRKAMADMGGDPDKINPEKTVDLVIDHSVQVDNYGTASSLEANMELEFERNAERYQFLSWAQKAFNNYRAVPPATGIVHQVNLEYLADVVHVATTEDGELEAYPDTLVGTDSHTTMINGIGVLGWGVGGIEAEAGMLGQPSYFPVPEVIGVKLVGELPNGATATDLALKVTQVLRGAGVVGKFVEFFGPGVSSLPLADRATVANMAPEYGATCGFFPIDGESLAYLRLTGRDEEAVKVVEKYCQENGLFLDPSDEPVYTKVIEIDLTAIEANLSGPKRPQDLIPLSQMKETFVNAVSAPQGNQGFGLTEAELDREITVKFDNGDEAVMKTGAIAIAAITSCTNTSNPYVLVGAGLVAKKAVELGLEVPKFVKTSLAPGSKVVTGYLRDSGLLPYLEQLGFNTVGYGCTTCIGNSGPLKDEIEKAVADSDLLVTSVLSGNRNFEGRIHPLVKGNYLASPPLVVAYALAGNVNIDLQNDVIGKDKAGNDVFFKDIWPSTAEVNEVVKQTVTPELFRKEYENVFGDNARWNEIKTSNEPLYTWDEDSTYIANPPFFEGLKPDPEEVKPLSGLRVVGKFGDSVTTDHISPAGSIGKDTPAGKYLLEKGVSPRDFNSYGSRRGNHEVMMRGTFANIRIRNQVAPGTEGGFTTYWPTGEVTSIFDACMKYKEDGTGLAILAGNDYGMGSSRDWAAKGTNLLGIKTVIAQSFERIHRSNLVLMGVLPLQFKAGESAETLGLTGKETIDVQVDENVRPRDILKVTATDEAGNKKEFEVIVRFDSEVEIDYYRHGGILQMVLREKIKG, from the coding sequence ATGTCAAAAAATGATGTTTTAGCAAAAAATGACGTTTTCCAATCACGGACATCGTTTGATTTGAACGGCAAAAAGTACAATTATTATCGATTGAGCGCGCTTGAGGAAGCGGGTCTTGGAAACATTTCTAGACTACCATATTCCATTAAAGTGTTGCTTGAATCTGTGTTACGTCAATACGACGGACGCGTTATTACGAAAGAGCACGTAGAAAACCTTGCAAAATGGGGAACAAGCGAAGTAAAAGATATCGACGTTCCTTTCAAACCTTCACGTGTTATTCTTCAAGACTTCACTGGGGTACCAGCAGTAGTTGACCTTGCTTCATTACGTAAAGCAATGGCTGACATGGGTGGAGATCCTGATAAAATCAATCCTGAAAAAACGGTTGACCTTGTAATCGACCATTCAGTACAGGTTGATAACTATGGTACAGCAAGTTCTTTAGAAGCTAACATGGAATTAGAATTTGAACGGAACGCTGAGCGTTATCAATTCCTAAGCTGGGCACAAAAAGCATTCAACAACTATCGTGCAGTTCCACCTGCAACAGGTATTGTTCATCAAGTTAACCTTGAGTATCTTGCTGATGTTGTTCATGTTGCAACAACTGAAGATGGTGAGCTTGAAGCATATCCTGATACTTTAGTTGGTACAGACTCCCATACAACGATGATCAACGGTATCGGTGTTCTTGGTTGGGGTGTTGGTGGTATCGAAGCAGAGGCTGGTATGCTTGGTCAACCTTCATACTTCCCAGTACCAGAAGTTATTGGGGTTAAACTTGTTGGTGAGCTTCCAAACGGAGCAACGGCTACTGACCTTGCATTAAAAGTAACCCAAGTTCTACGTGGTGCTGGCGTTGTTGGTAAATTCGTTGAGTTCTTTGGTCCTGGCGTATCTTCTTTACCTTTAGCAGACCGTGCAACCGTTGCAAACATGGCTCCAGAATATGGTGCTACATGCGGATTCTTCCCAATTGATGGCGAATCTTTAGCATACCTACGTTTAACTGGCCGTGATGAAGAAGCCGTTAAAGTAGTAGAAAAATATTGCCAAGAAAACGGCTTATTCTTAGATCCAAGCGATGAGCCTGTTTATACTAAAGTAATTGAAATTGACTTAACTGCAATCGAAGCAAATCTTTCTGGACCAAAGCGTCCACAAGATTTAATTCCACTTTCTCAAATGAAAGAAACTTTCGTAAATGCAGTTAGCGCACCACAAGGAAATCAAGGTTTCGGCTTAACTGAAGCTGAGCTTGACAGAGAAATCACTGTTAAGTTTGACAATGGTGATGAAGCTGTTATGAAAACTGGTGCGATTGCAATCGCTGCAATCACTAGCTGTACAAACACTTCTAACCCATACGTACTAGTTGGTGCTGGTTTAGTTGCGAAAAAAGCAGTTGAACTTGGTCTTGAAGTACCTAAATTTGTTAAAACTTCATTAGCTCCTGGTTCTAAAGTAGTAACTGGATACCTTCGTGATTCTGGTTTACTTCCATACCTTGAGCAATTAGGATTTAATACAGTTGGATACGGATGTACTACCTGTATCGGTAACTCCGGCCCATTAAAAGATGAAATCGAAAAAGCTGTTGCTGATAGCGATCTTCTTGTTACTTCAGTACTTTCTGGTAACCGTAACTTTGAAGGACGTATCCATCCGCTCGTAAAAGGTAACTACCTTGCATCTCCACCTCTTGTAGTGGCATATGCATTAGCTGGGAACGTAAATATCGACCTTCAAAACGATGTGATTGGTAAAGATAAAGCTGGCAACGATGTATTCTTCAAAGACATTTGGCCATCAACTGCTGAAGTAAACGAAGTGGTTAAACAAACAGTTACACCTGAATTGTTCCGCAAAGAATACGAAAACGTATTCGGTGACAATGCTCGTTGGAACGAAATCAAAACTAGCAATGAGCCATTATACACATGGGATGAGGATTCTACTTATATTGCGAACCCTCCATTCTTCGAAGGTTTAAAACCAGATCCAGAAGAAGTTAAGCCATTATCCGGTTTACGTGTAGTTGGTAAATTTGGTGATTCAGTAACTACTGACCACATTTCACCAGCTGGATCAATCGGTAAAGATACACCTGCAGGTAAATACTTGCTAGAAAAAGGCGTTTCTCCTCGTGACTTCAATTCTTACGGTTCACGCCGTGGTAATCATGAAGTAATGATGAGAGGAACATTCGCTAACATTCGTATTCGTAACCAAGTGGCTCCAGGTACAGAAGGTGGATTCACTACTTACTGGCCAACAGGTGAAGTAACCTCTATCTTTGATGCATGTATGAAATATAAAGAAGATGGTACTGGTCTAGCAATCCTTGCTGGTAACGATTACGGTATGGGATCTTCTCGTGACTGGGCTGCAAAAGGTACTAACCTATTAGGAATCAAAACTGTTATCGCTCAAAGCTTCGAGCGTATCCACCGTTCTAACCTAGTGTTAATGGGTGTTCTTCCGCTTCAATTCAAAGCAGGCGAAAGTGCAGAAACACTTGGTTTAACTGGTAAAGAAACGATCGATGTTCAAGTCGATGAAAACGTAAGACCACGCGACATTCTTAAAGTTACGGCTACTGATGAAGCTGGTAATAAGAAAGAATTCGAAGTAATCGTTCGCTTTGATTCTGAAGTAGAAATCGATTACTACCGTCACGGTGGTATCTTACAAATGGTATTACGTGAAAAAATTAAGGGATAA
- a CDS encoding AAA family ATPase, translated as MVIQQKNQQQIISKINEWEKVINEKGYLVDEADLFSLMKNIDEDSNPQLISKLLTLAALSRAGRSKADSLGYAWMEKALTLNPLNQQAISYLAQNDASNRMNLFEHLTFPPLRETDNKQAKKKGADHYLSLCRHFLSEAELHLKNLHKRLEVVESLSNEKLIQHYHGLINLINEGIEIVTELKKATESFEQSLTGVFYHSASYDEMKYQLLLLEQVKSEWENKKGQNSITQETPELSSLELIQSMVGLSEVKERVNQLYRFLKYNKKRKELGFHIHDEIRLDMILTGNPGTGKTTLARLLAKIYYELGILPREEVIEADRSQLVGAFVGQTEENVRAIVEKALGGVLFIDEAYSLSREGQSGNDYGQTAIDTLVSLMTGQEYGGKFAVVLAGYPEEMRTFLQANPGLRSRFPSSNQIHLPNYSNEELMLIAEKVAGDNDYLLTDTAKHEIMNRLDKERVDETFGNARTVKNIIIDAIFKKGAENDLSDNMIEYTLLEKGDFELTEPTQNEVPSQRLQQLIGLQEVKNEVATVVSFVKIQQHRREHGLPVVPIQLHAVFSGNPGTGKTTVAKIYAELLKDCGILKRGHLVVASRADFVAGYVGQTAIKTKKKIRDALGGVLFIDEAYSLLGQTNGDFGREVIDTLVDEMTKHNENLVVVLAGYPNEMNQLLESNPGLRSRFKKFITFQDYTIEELLQIMVRYAGLYQYELTEEAKEYVYKYLQENSPKGNGRLATNVIDEAIQAQALRIVDEIYNGTFSEIASLIDTKDIKIAFKKLLNGD; from the coding sequence ATGGTGATACAACAGAAGAATCAGCAACAGATTATTTCGAAAATTAATGAATGGGAGAAAGTGATCAATGAGAAAGGCTACCTCGTAGATGAGGCCGATCTATTTTCATTGATGAAAAATATCGATGAAGATTCTAATCCTCAGTTAATTTCGAAGCTGCTAACTCTTGCTGCCTTATCCAGGGCAGGACGAAGTAAGGCGGATTCACTAGGATATGCTTGGATGGAAAAAGCATTAACTTTAAATCCGCTTAATCAACAGGCAATATCTTATTTGGCACAAAATGATGCGAGTAATAGAATGAATCTTTTTGAACACTTAACATTTCCTCCCTTAAGAGAAACGGATAACAAACAGGCCAAAAAGAAAGGAGCAGACCACTACCTTTCTTTATGTCGCCATTTTTTAAGTGAAGCAGAGCTACATTTAAAAAATTTACATAAGCGCTTAGAGGTTGTTGAATCTCTATCTAATGAGAAGCTGATCCAACACTATCATGGGCTCATTAATCTGATAAATGAAGGGATTGAAATTGTCACTGAGTTAAAAAAAGCAACAGAGAGCTTTGAACAATCACTAACCGGCGTCTTTTATCATTCCGCAAGCTATGATGAAATGAAATATCAGCTCCTTCTGCTTGAGCAAGTAAAATCCGAGTGGGAAAATAAAAAAGGGCAGAATTCAATCACACAGGAAACACCGGAGCTAAGCTCGTTGGAATTAATCCAATCAATGGTTGGCCTTAGCGAAGTAAAGGAAAGAGTAAATCAATTGTATCGCTTTTTAAAATACAATAAAAAAAGAAAAGAACTTGGTTTTCATATCCACGATGAAATTAGATTGGATATGATTTTAACAGGGAATCCTGGAACGGGTAAAACGACACTGGCTCGACTGTTGGCTAAAATCTATTATGAACTTGGAATTTTACCGAGAGAAGAGGTAATAGAAGCGGACAGGTCTCAACTTGTTGGAGCCTTTGTAGGACAAACGGAAGAAAATGTTCGAGCCATAGTTGAAAAAGCATTAGGCGGAGTGTTATTTATCGATGAAGCCTATAGCTTAAGCAGAGAAGGACAATCGGGTAATGACTATGGACAAACCGCCATCGATACCCTCGTCTCGCTCATGACTGGTCAGGAATACGGAGGGAAATTTGCTGTTGTACTTGCGGGCTACCCTGAGGAAATGCGGACGTTCCTGCAGGCAAATCCTGGTCTGCGAAGCCGTTTTCCTTCCTCTAATCAAATCCACTTACCAAATTATTCAAATGAAGAATTAATGTTGATTGCAGAAAAGGTAGCCGGTGATAATGATTATCTTCTAACGGATACTGCAAAGCATGAGATAATGAATAGGCTGGATAAAGAGCGAGTAGATGAAACGTTTGGAAATGCAAGGACTGTCAAAAATATCATAATAGATGCTATATTTAAAAAGGGTGCAGAAAACGACCTTAGTGACAACATGATCGAATACACGCTCCTAGAAAAGGGAGATTTTGAATTAACTGAGCCAACACAGAATGAAGTTCCATCACAACGATTACAGCAATTAATTGGGCTTCAAGAAGTGAAGAATGAGGTCGCGACTGTTGTTTCTTTTGTTAAGATCCAACAGCATCGAAGAGAACATGGGCTTCCAGTGGTACCGATTCAATTGCATGCTGTTTTCTCTGGAAATCCAGGTACAGGTAAAACCACTGTCGCAAAAATATATGCGGAATTGCTAAAGGATTGTGGGATTCTGAAACGAGGCCATTTAGTCGTGGCAAGTCGTGCTGATTTTGTTGCAGGCTATGTTGGACAAACAGCCATCAAGACTAAGAAAAAAATCCGTGATGCACTTGGCGGCGTTTTATTTATTGATGAAGCGTATTCCCTTTTAGGCCAAACAAATGGAGATTTTGGCAGAGAGGTGATTGATACGCTAGTTGATGAGATGACGAAGCATAATGAAAATTTGGTCGTTGTTCTCGCTGGTTATCCAAATGAGATGAATCAGTTGTTAGAAAGCAACCCAGGTTTGCGTTCCCGTTTTAAAAAGTTCATTACCTTTCAAGATTATACAATTGAAGAACTGCTTCAAATTATGGTTCGCTATGCAGGTTTGTATCAATATGAGCTGACGGAAGAGGCAAAGGAATATGTTTACAAGTATTTACAAGAAAACTCTCCAAAAGGAAATGGTCGTTTAGCAACCAATGTGATCGACGAAGCCATTCAAGCACAAGCCTTAAGAATCGTAGATGAAATTTACAATGGGACATTTTCAGAAATTGCAAGTCTGATTGATACGAAAGATATAAAAATCGCTTTTAAAAAACTATTAAATGGAGATTAG